Within Bacillus sp. FJAT-45350, the genomic segment GTGGGAAAAAGACCCGTTCACGCCTATTGTAAGAGACGGAGTTGTTATAGGCCGCGGTGCAGCTGATATGAAGGGTGGATTAGCGGGGGCAATTTTTGCTCTAACTCTTTTAAAGGAACAAGGAATTGATTTACCAGGAGATATTATTTTTCAATCAGTCATAGGAGAAGAGGTAGGCGAGGCGGGTACACTAGAATGCTGTAAACGTGGTTATGACGCTGACTTTGCCCTTGTGGTTGATACGAGTGATTTGCATATTCAAGGTCAAGGTGGAGTCATTACAGGTTGGGTTACAGTAAAAAGCAGTCAGACTTTCCATGATGCAACAAGAAGAAATATGATCCATGCGGGTGGAAAGCTTTTCGGAGCAAGTGCAATCGAGAAGATGATGAAGGTGATAGCAGGATTGCAAGAACTAGAAAGGCATTGGGCTGTCACAAAAAGTTATCCAGGTTTTTTACCAGGGACCAATACGATTAATCCAGCAGTTATTGAAGGTGGACGTCATGCAGCTTTTATAGCGGACGAGTGCAGACTTTGGATTACAGTTCATTATTATCCGAATGAAACATATGAAGACGTTTCAAAGGAAATTGAAGAGCATATTTTAAATGTAGCAAAAGGTGACCCATGGTTAAGAGAGAACCCTCCAACATTTACTTGGGGAGGAACGTCAATGATTGAGGACCGTGGAGAAATTTTTCCTTCTTTAGAAGTTGATCCTACTCATGCTGGGGTGCAGTTACTAGCAAAAACTCATGATACTGTATTAGGAAAAGATTCAATTATTGATGTCTCTCCAACCGTAACAGATGGTGGCTGGTTAGGAGATGCAGGAATCCCTACTGTTATTTATGGTCCAGGAGATTTACAAAATGCTCACTCTGTTAATGAACAAGTGTCAATTGAACAGTTACTAGAGTTTACAAAAGTATTAGTGAAGTTTATATATGATTGGAGTCACACAAAACGATAATGAGGAGTGTTTAGAGATGAAATTTAGTCAACGATTACATACGGAATTACAGCCAATATGGAGAAAAAATCATAATCATCCATTTGTTAAAGGAATAGGTGATGGTACGTTAGATAAGGATAAGTTTCGTTTTTTCATGATTCAAGATTATTTATATTTAATTGATTATGCGAAGCTATTTGCTCTTGGGGCAATTAAAGCAACGGATGTTGAGACAATGGGGAAATTTGCAAATCTATTAGACTCTACATTAAATGAAGAAATGTCTCTGCATCGTCAATATGCAAAGAAATTTGAGATATCTGAAGAGGAATTAGAAACAGCGAAGCCTTCGCCGACAACGTTAGCATATACTCATTACATGCTACATGTTGGTCAAAATGGAACATTAGCGGATTTAGTTGCTGCACTTTTACCTTGCATGTGGAGTTATAATGAGATTGGTAAAGAGCTAAATCAAATTCCAGGCGCTGCGGATCATGAATTTTACGGTGAATGGATTGAAATGTATAGCTCGAAAGAATTTAGCGAATTAACGGATTGGACGATTAATTTACTAGATGAATTAACAGATGGCATGAAGGAAGTAGAACTTAAAAAGCTAGAGGAAATCTTCTTAAATACAACTCGTTTTGAATACATGTTCTGGGATATGTCTTATAATGAAGCAATGTGGCCGATGGACGAGAAAAATTAATTATGAATGATGGGTTATGAATAATGAATGGAAGAGGGTGAGACAAAAGGTTGTTTTTTTCCTTGTGTCTCACCCTCGATGCAATGAGCTTCACCGCCACCATCTTTTAAAAGACCGTTGTGAGTGTTTTTTTCACAACGGGCTTGTGGCGAGTGAAGCCAATGCTATTACTTAAACTTGTTTTTTCCCAATCTCTTACTTTTTATATGTTCATTCTAGGGTTAATGTGATGAGACCGATTTCGGGGCGGTTGAATATTCTGAATGGAAAAGAGCTGTTTCCAAGTCCTCTATTCACAATCATCGTTGTGTTGTTTTGGTTATAACTACCGGACGTATAGGGTGGCAATATGCCTTGATTAGGAGAGAAGAGACCGCCGATAAAGGGAAGTCTGATTTGACCTCCGTGAGCATGTCCTGAAAACACTAAATCAACGTCATACTCTGAATAAAGAGAAAATATCTCTGGTCGATGTGCTAGAAGAATAGAAAACTCATTTTCTAGTGCTTTTTCTAAAAGAGTTAAATTCACTCCTTCTAATATACCATCCTCTATCTCGCTCAGATGAAAGCCAGGCCGGTCGTCAATGCCGATAAGTTGAATCATCTCCCCATCTATTGAAATCATCTCTAGTTCCTCTCTAAGGAATCTAACACCTAAGCCTACCAATTGTGATTCAAGAGAGTATTCGTTCATCGCCCATTTCTCATGGTTTCCAGTTACAAAATAAGTAGGGGCGATTTCTACTAATTTTTCCATCAATAGGATTCCTGCATCGAGCCCATCCTTTTGCCAACCAACTAAATCCCCGGTAAAGACAATGACGTCAGGATTTGTCTGCTCAACCTTATGAATTAAACGATGTTGATTGTCACCAAAGCTTTTATTATGTAAGTCTGATAAGTGGGCAATCTGAAACCCATTAAACGATTCTGGTAGTGTCGATGAGTGAATTGTTTTTTCTGTTATTACAATTGAGTTATTTTGAAAATATAAGAAACCTGTTAGGAAAACAAGTAAGCTTGCTAATAAGATTATCTTTTTTAGCTTCACACTATCACCTCATGTAGAAATACAATGCTTAAATACAAGTGTAACAAAAATCCTAAGAAATAACTGTAAATCTGCTTTATTTGTATATCCTTTTAGAAATCAGCTAGTATACTGTACAATAATGTAAACATGAGTAAATGAGGATGTGTTGTTGATGAATCGACTAGAGAGGGATGGATATACGGTCTATCCGATAAGTGTGCCAACGAAGGGTAGTCTTGAAACGTATAATTTTTATGTAGTGAAGCATTTGAACGGATTAAGTCTACTAGATGCGGGAGTTAATAATGAGGCATGTTGGACTAGTTTAGAAAAGTCATTGGCTGAACAAGGGTTGTCTGTTCGTGATATGACAGAAATCCTACTAACCCACCATCACGGTGATCATGTAGGGCTAGTGAATCGATTGACAAAACAGCATGACATACCAGTGTATGCTCATCCTGATGCGATTCCAAGGGTGAAACGAGACCAAGAGTTTCTAACAATGAGAGTGGAGTTTTTTGAAAAGCTATATCGTGAAATGAATTGTGGTGAAGCAGGGGAGCGACAAGTTGAGCACTTAAAGGAATCCATTGAAAAAAATAAGCATTTAGCACTTCAGTCTCCTATTACGTCGTTAATAGAAGGGGATACCATTCTGGAATTTGAAGTAATCGAATTACCAGGACACGCTCCTGATCAAATAGGATTCTACGATAAAAAAAGAAAATGGTTATTTGGTGGTGACCACCTCATTCAACATATTTCAAGCAATGCTCTAGTAGAGCCTACTGCTACAGGTGAACGAAATCGTTCGATTGTGCAATATATAGATTCTCTTCATCGATGCTCGAAGTTACATATGGATACTGTTTTTTCAGGTCATGGATTGATTATAAACGAACCAATAGTACTAATAGACAAAAGACTTGCCGGAATAGAGAGAAAGTCAGCAAGAATCTTAGAATTGATTATTAATGGTTTACATACAGGGAGCGAAATCGCTCAAACTTTATATCAAGCAGTTTATGAAAAGCAATTTGCCTTAGTTATGTCAGAGGTAATTGGACATTTAGATTTATTAGAGTATAGAGAAATGATTGAAAAGAAAATGGTAAATGGTATATGGCATTATTATAGTTAGGAAGAGTAGAGATAGAAAAAAGATTAATTATTTTTTGGAGAGGGTGTCCCAGAACCATTTTGGGATACCCTCTCCTTCTTTTTTTAACCATGTAAAAGTAGACTTTTTTTAATTTTATTATGACAAAATCGAGAATATCTGGTATTATAGCAATAATGATAATCATTATTGATGACAATTTTTATGAG encodes:
- a CDS encoding acetylornithine deacetylase gives rise to the protein MTERLKAVLHQVEERQEELIELLKTLISFETPAPPARNTKEAQLYVADLLEKLGFNIDMWDVYPNDPNVVGVRKGTNNTQHKSLIINGHMDVAEVNEDEEWEKDPFTPIVRDGVVIGRGAADMKGGLAGAIFALTLLKEQGIDLPGDIIFQSVIGEEVGEAGTLECCKRGYDADFALVVDTSDLHIQGQGGVITGWVTVKSSQTFHDATRRNMIHAGGKLFGASAIEKMMKVIAGLQELERHWAVTKSYPGFLPGTNTINPAVIEGGRHAAFIADECRLWITVHYYPNETYEDVSKEIEEHILNVAKGDPWLRENPPTFTWGGTSMIEDRGEIFPSLEVDPTHAGVQLLAKTHDTVLGKDSIIDVSPTVTDGGWLGDAGIPTVIYGPGDLQNAHSVNEQVSIEQLLEFTKVLVKFIYDWSHTKR
- the tenA gene encoding thiaminase II; translation: MKFSQRLHTELQPIWRKNHNHPFVKGIGDGTLDKDKFRFFMIQDYLYLIDYAKLFALGAIKATDVETMGKFANLLDSTLNEEMSLHRQYAKKFEISEEELETAKPSPTTLAYTHYMLHVGQNGTLADLVAALLPCMWSYNEIGKELNQIPGAADHEFYGEWIEMYSSKEFSELTDWTINLLDELTDGMKEVELKKLEEIFLNTTRFEYMFWDMSYNEAMWPMDEKN
- a CDS encoding metallophosphoesterase; protein product: MKLKKIILLASLLVFLTGFLYFQNNSIVITEKTIHSSTLPESFNGFQIAHLSDLHNKSFGDNQHRLIHKVEQTNPDVIVFTGDLVGWQKDGLDAGILLMEKLVEIAPTYFVTGNHEKWAMNEYSLESQLVGLGVRFLREELEMISIDGEMIQLIGIDDRPGFHLSEIEDGILEGVNLTLLEKALENEFSILLAHRPEIFSLYSEYDVDLVFSGHAHGGQIRLPFIGGLFSPNQGILPPYTSGSYNQNNTTMIVNRGLGNSSFPFRIFNRPEIGLITLTLE
- a CDS encoding MBL fold metallo-hydrolase; amino-acid sequence: MNRLERDGYTVYPISVPTKGSLETYNFYVVKHLNGLSLLDAGVNNEACWTSLEKSLAEQGLSVRDMTEILLTHHHGDHVGLVNRLTKQHDIPVYAHPDAIPRVKRDQEFLTMRVEFFEKLYREMNCGEAGERQVEHLKESIEKNKHLALQSPITSLIEGDTILEFEVIELPGHAPDQIGFYDKKRKWLFGGDHLIQHISSNALVEPTATGERNRSIVQYIDSLHRCSKLHMDTVFSGHGLIINEPIVLIDKRLAGIERKSARILELIINGLHTGSEIAQTLYQAVYEKQFALVMSEVIGHLDLLEYREMIEKKMVNGIWHYYS